Proteins from a genomic interval of Lycium ferocissimum isolate CSIRO_LF1 chromosome 2, AGI_CSIRO_Lferr_CH_V1, whole genome shotgun sequence:
- the LOC132035049 gene encoding protein RTE1-HOMOLOG isoform X2, protein MVPEVDPDDHALMIEENHPHTMLIDPKRDRFPCCIVWSPLPVLSWFIPFIGHIGICREDGVILDFAGPNFVSVDNFTFGAPTRYFQISREQNHDETGSNVDTWESALRKSIQEFQHQSYSIFTCNCHSFVANGLNRLGFQAGGWNVVNLAIFIFLKGRWVNKTSIVKTYLPPLVVLGLGLIFGGGTFLTYLMIFMFVLIGWFLLGTYCFKKLIHV, encoded by the exons ATGGTTCCTGAGGTAGATCCAGATGATCATGCTCTGATGATTGAAGAAAATCATCCGCATACGATGCTAATTGATCCAAAAAGAGATCGCTTTCCGTGCTGCATTGTATGGTCACCACTTCCTGTCCTGTCTTGGTTTATCCCCTTTATTGGGCATATAGGTATTTGTAGGGAGGATGGCGTAATCTTGGACTTTGCAGGCCCAAACTTTGTGTCTGTTGACAATTTCACATTTGGGGCACCAACGCGCTATTTCCAAATAAGCCGAGAGCAG AACCATGATGAAACTGGAAGCAATGTTGACACTTGGGAATCTGCCTTACGGAAGAGCATTCAAGAATTCCAACACCAATCTTACAGCATTTTCACTTGCAACTGCCACTCATTTGTAGCTAATGGTTTAAACAGGCTGGGGTTTCAGGCTGGTGGATGGAATGTAGTCAACTTggccattttcatttttctcaaggGACGTTGGGTAAATAAAACATCTATTGTTAAAACCTATTTACCGCCTCTCGTTGTGCTTGGTTTAGGACTCATCTTTGGAGGAGGGACTTTCCTTACTTACCTGATGATTTTCATGTTTGTTCTTATTGGTTGGTTTCTCCTCGGTACATACTGTTTCAAGAAGTTAATCCATGTGTAG
- the LOC132035049 gene encoding protein RTE1-HOMOLOG isoform X1 has translation MVPEVDPDDHALMIEENHPHTMLIDPKRDRFPCCIVWSPLPVLSWFIPFIGHIGICREDGVILDFAGPNFVSVDNFTFGAPTRYFQISREQCCCISPYSADEHTGEYAQNHDETGSNVDTWESALRKSIQEFQHQSYSIFTCNCHSFVANGLNRLGFQAGGWNVVNLAIFIFLKGRWVNKTSIVKTYLPPLVVLGLGLIFGGGTFLTYLMIFMFVLIGWFLLGTYCFKKLIHV, from the exons ATGGTTCCTGAGGTAGATCCAGATGATCATGCTCTGATGATTGAAGAAAATCATCCGCATACGATGCTAATTGATCCAAAAAGAGATCGCTTTCCGTGCTGCATTGTATGGTCACCACTTCCTGTCCTGTCTTGGTTTATCCCCTTTATTGGGCATATAGGTATTTGTAGGGAGGATGGCGTAATCTTGGACTTTGCAGGCCCAAACTTTGTGTCTGTTGACAATTTCACATTTGGGGCACCAACGCGCTATTTCCAAATAAGCCGAGAGCAG TGCTGCTGCATTTCTCCTTATTCAGCTGATGAACATACGGGTGAATATGCCCAGAACCATGATGAAACTGGAAGCAATGTTGACACTTGGGAATCTGCCTTACGGAAGAGCATTCAAGAATTCCAACACCAATCTTACAGCATTTTCACTTGCAACTGCCACTCATTTGTAGCTAATGGTTTAAACAGGCTGGGGTTTCAGGCTGGTGGATGGAATGTAGTCAACTTggccattttcatttttctcaaggGACGTTGGGTAAATAAAACATCTATTGTTAAAACCTATTTACCGCCTCTCGTTGTGCTTGGTTTAGGACTCATCTTTGGAGGAGGGACTTTCCTTACTTACCTGATGATTTTCATGTTTGTTCTTATTGGTTGGTTTCTCCTCGGTACATACTGTTTCAAGAAGTTAATCCATGTGTAG